Within Thermus sp. CCB_US3_UF1, the genomic segment AGGTGAGGGCGCTTCCCGGGGCCCAGGCCGGCAGGGCCTGCCAGAAGGGGAGGTGGTAGACCCCAAGAAGGGAGCCCACCATGAAGCCCAAAAGGACCAAGACCCCCCGGGTGTCCCCGCTGCCCGTGTGGTAAAGGGTGCCGGAGGCGCACCCGTCCCCCAGTTGCATCCCGATGCCGAAGAGGAAGGCCCCCACGGCCAGGGCCACCCCCAGGGGCACCACGAAGCCCTGGATGGGGGTTCCGAAGGCCTCCCCTTGGGCCAGGAAGGGGAAGAAGAGCAGGCTGGCCAGGGCGAAGAGGAGGAAGTGGGCCCGCATGAGGCGGCTTTCCCCGGTGAGGAGGAAGCGGCGGAAGCCCGAGGCAAAGCCGAACTTGGCGTGGAAGAGGGCCATGCCCAGGAGGACCGCCACCCAGAAGGCGAAAACAAGCCGGGGGCCGGAAGCCTGGTAAACCGCCAGGGAAAGCCCTCCCCCCAGGAGGAAGAAGGCCAGGAGGGGGAGGGGTTGGGGACGCGCCGTCCGCTCCATGCCCCTTATGGTACCTATGAGTCCATAAAAGTCAAGGGTATAGGCCGCCAAAACCCAGGGCCCCGGGGGTACCCCCAGGGCCTCGAGGCCCACCCAGGGCTAGAAGGCGAAGTCCTCCAGGTACCAGCGCTCGGTCTTCTTGTGCTCCTCCTTGGGGTCCATCTTCTCCGCGTGGGCCAGCATCACGATAAGCTTCCTTCCCGGGGCGATCTCCACGTCCGTGGCTTCCCCGGTTTTCAGCTTGCGGCTAAACTCCACCATCCACTTTTCCCCCTCGTAGGTGGCCATGGCGGCGAGGATGGAGTTCTTACCCCCTTCCTTGTCGTCGGTTACCGGGGCACCCGTGCGCTTGGTCTGGTACATGTCCAAGGCCACCAGCTTGCCGCCCTCCATGTAAAAGAGGTACTGGTCCCCTCCCTTCTTCTTGTCGCTTTTCTCCGCCAGGAAGCCGATTCCGATCCAGCCCTTGCTTTGGCCCTCGAGGGCCAGATACAGGGTGTCCCCCACCACGCTCCAGTACAGGGTGATCCCGCTTTTCTCGTGCTTGTAGCTCTTGGCGTACTCCCCGCCCGCGATCTTCCCGTCCACCTTGGGCGCCTGCGCCAAAGCCGCACCCAGAACCAGAACCCAAAGCCAGGCTAAGCTCCGCTTCATCCTCGCACCTCCCTTAGTCCCTTATGGTTATCCCTACCACGAAGGCCACGGCGCCCACGTGGGTGTGGGCCAAAGCCGCCAGTACGGGGCGGCTCCCTTCAAAGGCCTCCAAGAAGCCTTTGAGGCTCCAGAGGCTTACCTCCGCGTCCTGGGCGTTCCAGAGGAGGTGGTAGTAGGCTCCCAGGACACCCGTAACCACGCTCAGGAGCATCCAGGCCAGGAAGGGGTAGCGCACCCACCTACCCCGGTGGAAGAACATGAGGAGGGTGAGGGGAAAGCCCACCAGGGAAACGTAGAAGGGGATCCTGCTCTGCCAGCTTTCCGTCCAGTGATCCAAGACCCAGTGCTCCATGCCGTAGAAGGCAAAGCCCACCAGGGCGATGAGGAGGAAGACCGAGCGAAGGAACTCCAGAAGCCTTTCCTCCTCGGTCTGGGCTTTGATGAGGGCCTCGATCATGCGCCACCTCCTACCTGGCCCGGTACAGGGCGAGGAGCCCCGTCACCCCCATATGGGTGAAGGCTAGGGCCGCCAATACTGGGCGGCTTCCCGCCATGGCCTCCATGGCCGCCTCAAACTCCCAGGCCACCTCCCCCTCAAAGTTCCAAAGCAGGTGGAAGTAGGCCCCCAGGACCCCCGTCAGCACCGAGGCCCACATGGTGAGGATGAAGGCCCAGCGCACCCAGGGCGTCTTGCGGTCAAAGAGCACCCAAAGGGTGAAGACGAAGCCAGGAACGGCCACCAAGAAGGGGATCTTGCTCTGCCAGCTCTCCGTCCAGTGGTCCAGGAGCAGGAGCTCCACCGGGTACATCACCCAGCCCACCAGGCAAAGGAGGAGCATCACCAGCCGAATAAACTCCAGGGCCCACTGGGTGGGGTTTTGCGCGCTTCTAAAGGCGGGTATCACCTCTCACCTCCTTACCCCTGCCAAGACCATAACACAGGTATCCGGGGAGGTTTGTCCCCCCTTAGGCATCGCCCTGCGCAAGGGCTGGCTCAGGGGCTAAGGGCAGGGGTAAGCCAGGTCTGCGCCCCCAAGGGAAGGCCCTGCTCCTTGCCCTTGGCCTCCACCATGATGTCCGCCGGGCCCGGAAGGGCCCTTAGAAGCTCCCCCCAGTCCGCTTCCGTCACCCGGAAGGCGTGGGCCCCGGGGCGTTTTCCTGGGTCTTGGCTTGCCAGGTGGACCTTGGGGCGGCCCTTCCAGGTGGGGAAGGCCGCCCTCAGGGCCTCGGATAGGGAAAGCCGCCCCGGGTTTAGGGCGTGGTGCAGGGTATCCACCACCGCCCTCACCCCTAGGGCCTCCGCCGCCTTCAAGACCTCCTCCACCCCCCAAAGCCGCTCGTCGTTTTCCAGGGCCAGGTAGCGGAGAACCTCCCTTTCCCCCCGGAGGTTTTCCACAAAGCGCCTGAGCGCTCCCTCCCGCCCCCCATACACCCCGCCCAGGTGGAGGACCAGCACCCCGTCCTCTGCCCCCAGGAGGGAGAGGGCCCGGGCGGAGTAGCGGAGTTCAGCCAGGGAGCGCGCCACCACCTGGGGGTCTGGGCTTCCTGGGTTCACGTAGGGCCCTGGGTGGAAGGAAAGCCGCTGCCCCCTTTCCCGGGCCAGGCGGCCCAGCCGCCCTAGCTCCTCTCCGTGGGCCCTTTCCCAGTCGTAGGGAAAGGCGGGATGGGAGGCAAAGGGGATGAGGTGCTGGCCGATGCGGAAAAGGCGGAAGCCTGCCTTGGCGTTCCAGCGAAGGATGCGCTCCAGGTCCTCGAGGTTCTCCGCCACCTTGGCCCGGACCCTTTCCTCGCTGAGGGAGGCCAAGCGCAAGGTGTGGTTGGTGCTGGCCCCTAGGGTGAGGTTTTCGCAGGGGTAGCCCAGACGGATCACCGGCGCACCTCAGCCTCCAGGTAGACCTCCACCTCGTCCCGCACCTCCAGGAAGAGGAAGCGGGGTCTTTCCAGGTTCCAATCGGAAAACCGGGTGCGAAACCCCCCGCGGAAGCGGTAGCCGCTGGGTTGGTCCAGAAGCTCCCCCTCCACCCGCACCCGCCGCCTCAGGCCCGCCATCTCCAGCTCACCTTCCAGAAGGAACCGGCCTCCCTCCAGGCGGGCTCGCTGGGGGTAGAAGCAGGCCTGGGGAAACTCCTTGGCCCTAAGGATCTCCAGGGCCTTCTTGTCCCGCTCCCCGTTCCCCGAGTCCCAGGCGCGTTGCTCCAGGCATACCCGCCCGGAAGCCCTTTCCCCGTCCCACACCACCTCCCCCCGGGGGGTGGGGTTTCGCCCCTCCCAGCTGCCCAAAGGGTAGGAGCCCCGGTAGCGGGCCTCCCCCTCCACCCGGTAGGGGGCCTGGGCCAGGGCCAGGAAGGGAAGGAGGAAGGCAAGGAGCCACCTCATGGCCTAAACCGCCACCTCTCCCCCAAGGTGGCGTAGTCGCGAAAGCCCAGGAAGAGGATGGGCCGTTCCTTGGCCTCCCTAAAGCCTTCGGCGTGGACCACCTCCCCCAGGAAGAGGGCGTGGTCCCCGTCCGTGGGCCACTCCGTCACCGATAGTTCGTAGACCGCCAGGGCTTTTTCCGGCACCTGGGTATGGGAAAGCCTCCGTGCCGGGCGCAAGGCCACGCCCAACCTTTGCGCCTTGTCCGCTTTCCTTCCCGAGAGGTAGCCCGCCCGCACCACCCAGGCCCGCTCCTCCCAAGGCAGAAAGCAGAGGGCGGCCTCCCCCAGTTCCCGCAGGAGGCTTAGGCTGTGGTTCTGGCGGTCCATGGCGAAGAGGAAGCGGAAGGGCGTCTTGGAAACCGGGGTCCACCAGGCCAGGGGCATGAAGTTGCGCCCCACGGCCAAAAGGGCCAGGCGCATGGGGTAGAAGAAGGCCCGGTAGGCGGTTTGGGGTTGGCCCTTAGGGGCTTGTGCGGCCATGGCTAGACCTCCAGAAGCTCCGCTGGGGGTTCCTGCAGGAGGCCTTGGAGCACCTTGGCCGCCGCCTCTTCCGGGGAGAGGGCGTGCCTCGGGGGGCCGCCCAAGGGGTCCCAAAGCCCGGTGGCCACCGCGGGGAGGCGCACCACCACCAGGTGCACCCCCTCCCGGCGGAACTCCTTACGGGCGGCCTCCACGTAGGCCTCGAGGGCCCCCTTGGCCGCGGCGTAGGCGGCAAACCCCGGCACCCGCACGTAGGCGGGGTAGGCGCCGAAGAAGGCCGCCCGGGCCCCCGGGCGGAAGCGGGCGTGCTTAAGGGCAAGGTGGGCGGTGAGGAGGTGGGCCTGGAGGGTTTCCTCCAGGAGGTCCCTGGGGGTTTCCCGCACCGGGGCCCGGGCCCCCACCCCCACCGCGTGGAGGAGGAGGTCCACTGGGCCTGCTTCCTCCAGAAGGGCCTTGGCCTCTAGCTCGTCCGTCAGGTCTGCGGGCAGGGGCTTTCCCCCCACCTCCTCCCCCAGGGCCCGTAGGGCCTCGGCCCGCCGCCCGGAAAGGAGAAGCTCATGCCCCTTAAGGGCCCGGGCCAGGGCCCTCCCCAAGCCTCCCGTGGCGCCTAGGATCAAGACCCGCATGGCCTTACCCTACCCTTGGGTCTCGCCCGGCTCTGTAGCCCAAAAAGACTTGGGGCCGAAGCCCCCAGGCAGGCCCCGAAGGCTTTAGGCGGCCCTGGCCTCGGCCCCAAAACCCTCCTCTAGGCTCTTGGCCCGGGCGATGGCAAAGACCAGCAGGCCGTAGATGGGCTTGGCGATCAGGTCGGCCAGGCTGTAGCCAATCTGGATGGCCACCTCCTGGGCCGCGCCCCCGGGGAGCCAGGTACCCAGGGCGTAGGCGATGGGGTAGAAGCCCCAGGACATCAGGAGAACATACCGGGTGGCGTTTAGGAGCTCCAGCACCCTGGGGCCGAACTTGGCCTCACGGATGGCCTGGCCTAGCTCCACCCAGAGCACGTAAAGGATGTAGAAGAAGGGGATGGAGGAAAGAGCCCCCCAAAGGGTCCTGGGCCCGGCTTCGGTGTTCACCTCCCCCACGTACCCCAAGGCCAGCATGAGCACCGAGGCCACCACCAGCTTCAGGCTCAGGTTCCAGGTGCGGGCAGCGGTAAGCCCCAGGACCAGGATGAGCTCCAGGAGGAGGAGCGGTACGGTGAGGAGCCAGTCGGCGTAGCGGTAGAAGTCGTTAAAGGGCTTTCCCGTGGGCACGTAGACCCCGTCCTGGAGCTGGTAGGCCCCGATCCAGCTTTCAAAGATCCGTAGGTAGTGGTAGCCGGCGATGAAGACGATGAGGGCCGAGAGGTAGAGGGCGATGTGGTAACGGGGGGCCACGTAGCTCCTCGCCAGGAGGAAGAAGACGAAGGCGGCCAGCATCCCAGCGATGGTTAGGGAGAGCATGTTGAAGACCAACCAGTACTGTCCAAAGGTGAGTTCCGGCATCTCCCGCATGGGTACCTCCTTAGGGGCCTGCCTGGGCCGTAGGCCAACTCCATTGGAAACCTTAAGGTACACTGAAACCTTTACTTAGACAACACTTGTACATAAAGCATACGCACCGCTACAAATGGGGATAACGGGGAAACAAAGCATGAGATTATGCTGAGTGTGTACCTTCTCCCCTTGGCCCTCCTTCCCGAGAGCTGGGGGCAAGCCCTCCTCCTGCTTTCGGCCTTGGTTTTAGGGCTTCCCCATGGGGCTGCGGACCTCCTGGTGGCCCGGAGGCTAGGCTGGCCCCTGGCCCCTTTCCTTGGGGCCTACCTCCTCCTGGCCGCCCTCCCCCTGGCCCTTCTCCTCGCACACCCTCCCTTGGGCCTCCTAGGCTTCCTCCTCCTTGCCCTTTTGCACTGGGGCCGGGTGGAGGGAAAGGGCTTTCTCGGTTACCTGCGGGCGGGCACGGTCCTCCTTTTCCCCTTCCTTTTCCACGGCGAGGCCATCGCTCCTTTCCTGAAGGCCTTTGCCCAAGGGTTTGCCCTTCCTCCTGGGGTGGCCTTCGCCCTATGGCTTGGCCTTCTCCTACTGGCCCTTCGGGAGCGCCATTCCTTGAGGCTTTGGGGGGATACCTTGGCCCTGGCCCTCCTGGCCTTTGTGGCCCACCCCTATGCGGCCTTGGCGGGTTACTTCCTCCTGCAGCACAGCCTGGATAGCCTGCGCCTCGTGGGCGTGCGGGACCGGGAGTGGCTTGGCGTTTACGCCGCTACCTTGGCCGCCCTGGTCCTGGCCTTACTTCTCTACCCCCATTTCCAGGACCCCCTGGCCGCCTACATGGCCCTCCTCTTCGCCCTCACCCTGCCCCACGCCCTAACCCTCGAGGCCTGGCTGAGGCGGCCTCCGCTTCCCGGGCGATGGCCCGCGCCAGGTCGCTGAAGATGGGACGGTGGATGGGGTAGAGGAGCCACCAGTAGAGGAAGCCCGTAAGGCCCACAGGCTCAAAGTAGGCCGTCTGGACCAGCCTTGCCCCTTCCCCCTCCGGAAGGGCCTGCCACTCCAGCCAGGCCTTGCCCGGGAGGCGCATCTCCGCCCGCAGGCGGAGGAGGCGCGGGGGCTCCACCCGCTCCACCCGCCAGAAGTCCACCGCCTCCCCAGGGAGGAGTTGTTTGGGGTGGCGCCGCCCCCGGCGAAGCCCCGGTCCCCCCAGGAGGCGGTCCAGAAGCCCCCTTAGGGCCCAGGCCCAGTTCCAGACCAGCCATCCCCTTTCCCCGCCCAAGGCGGAGAAGACCTGGAAAAGGGCCTCGGGCGGGGCCTCCACGGGCAGGGAGCGCACCTCCCGGATGAGGCCTTCCCGGTCCTCCAAACGGTAGGCCTGGCCGAAGAGGGCCCCCGACCAGCGGGTTTCCACCTCCCCCAGGGCGGTGCGCTCCAGGGCCAACTCCACCGCCTTGCGGTAGGGAAGGGGGTCTACCTGCGGGAAGAGCGCCCGGGCCCTTCCCGTGTCCGCCACCAGGGGGTGGAGGATCCCCTCCACCAGGGGAAGGGCTAGGCGGTTGGGGATGGGGGTGACGAGCCCCACCCAAAGGGCGGCCAGCCTGGGGGCCAGCACGGGCACGGGCAGGATGAGGCGCCTAAGCCCCCGCACCCCGGCGTAGACCTCCATCATGCCCTTGAAGGTGAGGGACGGGGCCCCGATCTCCACTACCCCCGAAGGCCCCCGTTCCAGGGCCAGGAGGAGGTAGGCCAGGACGTCCCGGATGGCGATGGGGGAGATGGGGTTTAGGATCCAGCGGGGGGCCAGCATCACGGGAAGCCGCTCCGTGAGGTAGCGGACCATCTCAAAGCTGGCTGAGCCCGAGCCCACGATGGGCCCGGCCCGGAACTCCGTGGTGGGAAGGTGGGCCCTCAGGATCTCTCCCACCTGGGCCCGGCTTTGCAGGTGGGGGGAGGGCCTGCCCTCCTTGGGGAGGAGGCCCCCCAGGTAGATGGCGTGCCCTAGCCCGGTTTCCCGGGCCACGCGGGCGAAGGTTTCCGCCTGGCGGCGTTCGGCCTCGAGGAAGGCCTTTTCCGAGAGCATGGCGTGGACCAGGTAGTAAGCGGCTTCCACCCCCTCTAAGGCCCGGCGGAGGGAGGAAGGGTCTTCCAGGCTCCCCTGGACCACCTCCACCTGGGCCACCCAGGGCCGCCCCACCAGCCGGGAGGGGTCCCGCACCAGGAGGCGGACCCGGTGCCCCCTTTCCAAGAGCCGGGGAACCAGCCTTCCCCCCACGTACCCCGTGGCCCCCGTGACCAGAACGGTCATGCCCCTAGCCTAAGGGAGGGCCCCTAGGGGGAAGGGTGTCCGGGAAGGGGGTTCTCTAGGAGGACCATCCCCTCCTGGGCCGCCTGGCCCACCGCCCCGATCTCCTCCCGCCGCTTGGACCACTCCTCGGGGGTTAGGGCCACGTCGTAGGGCTAGGGTGCGGTGAAGGCAGGTGAGGCGCTCCAGATAGTCCATGCCCCGAAAGGCGGGGAGGTCCCAGTCGCTTGCCTCCAGGGCCTCCCCCCGGGCCCTGGAGGCAAAGAGGAGGGCGAGGGCAGTCGGGAAAGGGGCGCCGGCAAGGGCCTCCCTCGGCTTTTGCCAAACTTCCCTTCCACCCATGCAGGGATTTTCCTGCAGGCTTTAGACGGGCTTCCGCTTGGGCGCGGCCCTAGAGCTTGGCCGGTAGGGCGTTTCGCTTCCGGCCGCGTCCCCTTCCATCTTAGCCTGGGCCATGGTAAGGGGGATGGGGAGGCTTAGCCTAAGAAGCATGCGGGCGGTGGTGGTGGGGGCGGGGATCGGCGGCCTGGTGGCGGCCAGGCTCCTGAAGCGGGCAGGCCTCGAGGTGGTGGTCCTCGAGGCCCACACCTACCCCGGGGGCCTGGCGGGGAGTTTCTACCACCGGGGCTTTCGCTTTGACGCCGGGGCCACCCTGCTTTCCGGCCTGGCCCCAGGGGCGCCCCTGGCCCGGGTGGGGGAGGCCTTGGGGATGGCCTGGCCCGTGGAGCCCCTGCCCCTGGGCTTTCCCCTCATGGAGGTCCTCCTTCCCCGGGGTAGGCTTCTTCGCCCCGTGGGCCGGGAGGCGGAGCGGGAGGCCCAGAGGGATTTCTTCGGTCCCCAGGTTCTCCCCTTCTGGACCTGGCAGGAGGACCGGGCCAAGAGGCTTTTGGAGGTGGCCCATAGGCTCCCCTGGCCCCCCGAGAGGGAGGAGGTGGGCCTCCTCCTGGGGCTTCTCCCCGGCCTCCTTCCCCTCCTGCCCGACCTCTTGCGGCGGGTGAGCCGCCTCGCCCCTAGCGCACCGGATTTCCGCCGCTTCCTCGAGGCCCAGCTCCTCATCAGTGCCCAGCACGCCGACCCCTACGCCCTCTACGCCGCCTTGGCCCTGGACCTTCCCCACCTGGGCCCGGCCCTGGTCCCTGGGGGGATGGGAAGGGTGGCCGAGGCCCTGGCCCAGGGCCTGGAGGTGCGCTACAAGGCCCGGGCCCGGCGGCTTCTCCTCCGGCGAGGCCGGGCCCTGGGCGTGGAGGTGGTCTACGGGGGGAGGCGGCGCGGGGAAAAGGAGGTGGTGGAGGGGGAGTTTTTCCTCCTCAACGTCCCCCTGGAGCCCCTTCTCGGCCTCCCCGGGAGGGCGCCCCGGGACGGCTGGGGGGCCTTTGTCCTCTATGGGGTGCTCCCCTTTGCCGTCCCACCCCCCTACTACCGGCAAAACGCCCGGGAGAGGCCCTTTGCCTTCCTTTCCTTACGCCCCGAGGGCGAGAGGACGGTCTTCGCCCTTTCCCTCCACACCCCCTTGGCCCCCTGGGAGGGGCTGGAGGGGGAAGCTTACCGCCGGCTCAAGGCCCTTTGGCAGGAGAAGGCCCTGGCCCTGGGGGAGGCCCTCCTTCCGGGCCTGAGGGAGGCCGAGCCCCTCTTCGCCGCCACCCCCCATACCTACCGCCGCTTTGCCGGGCGGGCCTGGGTGGGGGGCTACCCCCAGACCCATCCCTTCCGCTTCCCCCGGGTGCGCCTGGCGGCCAACGCCTTCCTTGTGGGGGAGAGGGTTTTCCCCGGGCAGAGCGTGCCTGCCGCCGCCCTTTCCGGCCTCAGGGCTGCCCGCCTCCTCCTGGCCCACCTAGGGGTAGACCCCCTAGGTACCCCAGGATGGCCCTGGCCGTCTTGCCCTCCCGCTCCGTGAGGAGGTCCAGGTGGGTAAGGCTGGGAAGGATCTGGACCCCTAAAGGGGTCTTGGGGAAGGTCTCCCCCACCCGGAAGCCCGCTGCCTCGGGCAGAAGCCCCCTTTCCGCCCCTAGGGCCAGCACGGGGTAGGGGAGGGGGCGGGGCCGGTAGGGGCCCACGTAGGGGTAGCCGGCGATCTCCAAGAGGAGGCGGTAGGGGAAGTACCACTCCGAAAACCCGGTTTCGGGACGGGTGAAAGCCCTGAGGAAAGCCCTGGGGTCCGTGGCCTCCCCCGTGTCCCGCCACTCCACCAGCCTCCCCCTAGGCCCCCGCACCGTGTGGACCAGCCGCCCCTGGAGAAGCCCCAGAAGGCTCAGCCCCTCCCGGGCCCAGGCCCGGCCCGCGCTCACGCTGAAGATGGGGAAGAGGCTGTAGTGGTCGTCCACCCGGAGGAGGGCCCGGGCCTCGCGGGTGGCCCAGTGGGCCCCCAAGGGGACGGGCTCCAGGGGGCGGCGGGCCGCCAGCCAGGCCTCGGCCTCGGCCAGGGCCAGGTCTTTGGGGGAGAGGAAGGCGGTCTGAAAGACGGGGCTCGCCCGTCCGGCCAGCAGGTCCTCCAGGCCGGGCAGGCGGCCCAAGGGGGTCTCCTGCCCCTGGCGGAAGGCCTCCTCGGAAACCCGCACCGCCCCTAGGCTTCCGTCCAAGAGGAGGAGGCCCGAGAGCTTCTCCCCGTGCTGCCAGGCGTAGAGGGTGGCCAGGGCGGCCCCCAAGGAGTGCCCCCCGAGGACCACGGGGGCCCGCTTCCGGGCCGCCTCCACCGCCAGGTCCAGGTCCTGGAGGTGCACCGCCAGGCCCCAGGCCCGCAAGGGGGAGAGGTCGGGCGCCTTCAGGGCCTGGTAGTAGGCCAAGGGGTCTTGGGCCAGGAAGCCCCGGCGGTCCTCGAGGCCGTTGGCCCGCCGTTCCCAGGCCCAGACCTCGAGCCAGGGGGCCTCCGCCCGCAGGCGTTCGGCCAGGAGGGCGAAGTTGGTGCTCCCCCCCAGGAGCCCCGGCACCAGGAGGAGGACCGCCTTGGGGTTCTCCGCGCGGTAGACCAGGGCGTAGCTCTGGTCCAGGGCCCCGTGGCCCGTGGGCGCTCCGGGAAGGGCCCGGTACTCCTGGGCCAAGGCCAGGGAGAGGAAAAGGGCAGGCAGCAGGGCGCGCATACCCCCATCCTGCCCCGGAAGCCGTGGGGCATTTGCGGGAAAGCTTACAGGTCTTCCAGGGCTTCCGTCCCCAGGGTCCGGGAGCGCTCCAGGACCCGCAGGCGGCTTTGGAACTGGCCTTGGGCGTAGGCGAAAAACTCCTCGGCGGAAAGCCCCAAGGGGGCGCCCCCGGGGTAGGCGGCAAAGATCTCCCCCACCACCCCCAGAGCCTCAGGGAGGAGGAGGCCAAGCCGCTCCTCCACTGCCGCCCAAAGCCCCGGGTGGGCCTTCAGGTGCCGGGCAAGGAAGTAAAGCCCAAAGGCCACGTGGCGGCTTTCGTCGCGCTTCACGTGGCCCACGCCTTCCAGGGTACCGGGCATGGCCAACCCCCCTTGGGCCAGCCGTTCGGCCATGCGGAAGAAGCCGTGGTAGCCGGTTTCCGCCAACACCCCCTCCACCACCACGTTGTAGGTGAGGGCGGCCGCCACCTGGGCCTCGGGGCTCGGGTCCTGCCAGAGGCGTTCCATGGCCTGGGGGAGGAGCTCGTGGAAAATCCGCCGGTAGTGGGGCCCATGGTAATGGGCAAGGCCTCCCCGCCGTCCCGCTACCCTT encodes:
- a CDS encoding DOMON domain-containing protein — protein: MKRSLAWLWVLVLGAALAQAPKVDGKIAGGEYAKSYKHEKSGITLYWSVVGDTLYLALEGQSKGWIGIGFLAEKSDKKKGGDQYLFYMEGGKLVALDMYQTKRTGAPVTDDKEGGKNSILAAMATYEGEKWMVEFSRKLKTGEATDVEIAPGRKLIVMLAHAEKMDPKEEHKKTERWYLEDFAF
- the uvsE gene encoding UV DNA damage repair endonuclease UvsE, which encodes MIRLGYPCENLTLGASTNHTLRLASLSEERVRAKVAENLEDLERILRWNAKAGFRLFRIGQHLIPFASHPAFPYDWERAHGEELGRLGRLARERGQRLSFHPGPYVNPGSPDPQVVARSLAELRYSARALSLLGAEDGVLVLHLGGVYGGREGALRRFVENLRGEREVLRYLALENDERLWGVEEVLKAAEALGVRAVVDTLHHALNPGRLSLSEALRAAFPTWKGRPKVHLASQDPGKRPGAHAFRVTEADWGELLRALPGPADIMVEAKGKEQGLPLGAQTWLTPALSP
- a CDS encoding YceI family protein — its product is MRWLLAFLLPFLALAQAPYRVEGEARYRGSYPLGSWEGRNPTPRGEVVWDGERASGRVCLEQRAWDSGNGERDKKALEILRAKEFPQACFYPQRARLEGGRFLLEGELEMAGLRRRVRVEGELLDQPSGYRFRGGFRTRFSDWNLERPRFLFLEVRDEVEVYLEAEVRR
- a CDS encoding flavin reductase family protein; this translates as MAAQAPKGQPQTAYRAFFYPMRLALLAVGRNFMPLAWWTPVSKTPFRFLFAMDRQNHSLSLLRELGEAALCFLPWEERAWVVRAGYLSGRKADKAQRLGVALRPARRLSHTQVPEKALAVYELSVTEWPTDGDHALFLGEVVHAEGFREAKERPILFLGFRDYATLGERWRFRP
- a CDS encoding SDR family NAD(P)-dependent oxidoreductase, yielding MRVLILGATGGLGRALARALKGHELLLSGRRAEALRALGEEVGGKPLPADLTDELEAKALLEEAGPVDLLLHAVGVGARAPVRETPRDLLEETLQAHLLTAHLALKHARFRPGARAAFFGAYPAYVRVPGFAAYAAAKGALEAYVEAARKEFRREGVHLVVVRLPAVATGLWDPLGGPPRHALSPEEAAAKVLQGLLQEPPAELLEV
- a CDS encoding bacteriorhodopsin produces the protein MREMPELTFGQYWLVFNMLSLTIAGMLAAFVFFLLARSYVAPRYHIALYLSALIVFIAGYHYLRIFESWIGAYQLQDGVYVPTGKPFNDFYRYADWLLTVPLLLLELILVLGLTAARTWNLSLKLVVASVLMLALGYVGEVNTEAGPRTLWGALSSIPFFYILYVLWVELGQAIREAKFGPRVLELLNATRYVLLMSWGFYPIAYALGTWLPGGAAQEVAIQIGYSLADLIAKPIYGLLVFAIARAKSLEEGFGAEARAA
- a CDS encoding beta-carotene 15,15'-dioxygenase, Brp/Blh family, with product MLSVYLLPLALLPESWGQALLLLSALVLGLPHGAADLLVARRLGWPLAPFLGAYLLLAALPLALLLAHPPLGLLGFLLLALLHWGRVEGKGFLGYLRAGTVLLFPFLFHGEAIAPFLKAFAQGFALPPGVAFALWLGLLLLALRERHSLRLWGDTLALALLAFVAHPYAALAGYFLLQHSLDSLRLVGVRDREWLGVYAATLAALVLALLLYPHFQDPLAAYMALLFALTLPHALTLEAWLRRPPLPGRWPAPGR
- a CDS encoding SDR family oxidoreductase, whose protein sequence is MTVLVTGATGYVGGRLVPRLLERGHRVRLLVRDPSRLVGRPWVAQVEVVQGSLEDPSSLRRALEGVEAAYYLVHAMLSEKAFLEAERRQAETFARVARETGLGHAIYLGGLLPKEGRPSPHLQSRAQVGEILRAHLPTTEFRAGPIVGSGSASFEMVRYLTERLPVMLAPRWILNPISPIAIRDVLAYLLLALERGPSGVVEIGAPSLTFKGMMEVYAGVRGLRRLILPVPVLAPRLAALWVGLVTPIPNRLALPLVEGILHPLVADTGRARALFPQVDPLPYRKAVELALERTALGEVETRWSGALFGQAYRLEDREGLIREVRSLPVEAPPEALFQVFSALGGERGWLVWNWAWALRGLLDRLLGGPGLRRGRRHPKQLLPGEAVDFWRVERVEPPRLLRLRAEMRLPGKAWLEWQALPEGEGARLVQTAYFEPVGLTGFLYWWLLYPIHRPIFSDLARAIAREAEAASARPRGLGRGAG
- a CDS encoding NAD(P)/FAD-dependent oxidoreductase; this encodes MRAVVVGAGIGGLVAARLLKRAGLEVVVLEAHTYPGGLAGSFYHRGFRFDAGATLLSGLAPGAPLARVGEALGMAWPVEPLPLGFPLMEVLLPRGRLLRPVGREAEREAQRDFFGPQVLPFWTWQEDRAKRLLEVAHRLPWPPEREEVGLLLGLLPGLLPLLPDLLRRVSRLAPSAPDFRRFLEAQLLISAQHADPYALYAALALDLPHLGPALVPGGMGRVAEALAQGLEVRYKARARRLLLRRGRALGVEVVYGGRRRGEKEVVEGEFFLLNVPLEPLLGLPGRAPRDGWGAFVLYGVLPFAVPPPYYRQNARERPFAFLSLRPEGERTVFALSLHTPLAPWEGLEGEAYRRLKALWQEKALALGEALLPGLREAEPLFAATPHTYRRFAGRAWVGGYPQTHPFRFPRVRLAANAFLVGERVFPGQSVPAAALSGLRAARLLLAHLGVDPLGTPGWPWPSCPPAP
- a CDS encoding alpha/beta fold hydrolase gives rise to the protein MRALLPALFLSLALAQEYRALPGAPTGHGALDQSYALVYRAENPKAVLLLVPGLLGGSTNFALLAERLRAEAPWLEVWAWERRANGLEDRRGFLAQDPLAYYQALKAPDLSPLRAWGLAVHLQDLDLAVEAARKRAPVVLGGHSLGAALATLYAWQHGEKLSGLLLLDGSLGAVRVSEEAFRQGQETPLGRLPGLEDLLAGRASPVFQTAFLSPKDLALAEAEAWLAARRPLEPVPLGAHWATREARALLRVDDHYSLFPIFSVSAGRAWAREGLSLLGLLQGRLVHTVRGPRGRLVEWRDTGEATDPRAFLRAFTRPETGFSEWYFPYRLLLEIAGYPYVGPYRPRPLPYPVLALGAERGLLPEAAGFRVGETFPKTPLGVQILPSLTHLDLLTEREGKTARAILGYLGGLPLGGPGGGGQP
- a CDS encoding R2-like ligand-binding oxidase, which codes for MRNFLSVERGLEDSYPLRLYHKAKRFFWDPAALDLGQDQETFQSLPPEGQDLILRLVSLFLGGEEAVTLDLLPLLWAVAREGRLEEEMYLTTFLLEEAKHVEFFARFLERVAGRRGGLAHYHGPHYRRIFHELLPQAMERLWQDPSPEAQVAAALTYNVVVEGVLAETGYHGFFRMAERLAQGGLAMPGTLEGVGHVKRDESRHVAFGLYFLARHLKAHPGLWAAVEERLGLLLPEALGVVGEIFAAYPGGAPLGLSAEEFFAYAQGQFQSRLRVLERSRTLGTEALEDL